The Corylus avellana chromosome ca8, CavTom2PMs-1.0 genome has a segment encoding these proteins:
- the LOC132190369 gene encoding gibberellin 3-beta-dioxygenase 1-like: MSTLSEVYRDHPLHLHHIAPLDFSAVRTMPDSHVWRPESSNDFSFGELSSSPVPVIDLGDPNAPELIVQACETWGVFQLVNHGVLLSHIEEVEYEAGRFFALPTRQKLKALRTPCGATGYGVARITPFFSKYMWHEGFTIMGSPADHVRELWPHDHERFCDAMENYQKDMKGLAERLTRLIFDSLKISAEEISWLASTTGSGGSPPPPSTASTALQLNSYPSCPDPNQAMGLAPHTDTSLLTILHQSETNGLQVFKPGLGWVLIPPVAGAFVVNIGDILHILSNARFPNALHRVVVNGSRQRFSVAYFYSPPTDYVVSPLYKGLNSGEDNIIPRYRSVAVKEYIGLKAKNLENALSILRT; encoded by the exons ATGAGTACCCTCTCCGAGGTCTATAGAGACCACCCTCTCCACCTCCACCATATCGCCCCGCTCGACTTTTCCGCCGTGCGGACCATGCCCGACTCGCATGTGTGGCGGCCGGAATCCTCCAACGATTTCTCGTTCGGAGAGTTGTCGTCGTCGCCGGTGCCCGTCATCGACCTCGGTGACCCCAATGCGCCCGAGCTTATAGTGCAGGCATGCGAGACGTGGGGTGTTTTTCAGTTGGTGAACCATGGAGTATTGTTGAGTCATATAGAGGAGGTTGAGTACGAGGCTGGACGGTTCTTCGCCCTGCCGACCCGACAAAAGTTGAAGGCCCTCCGGACGCCGTGCGGGGCCACCGGATATGGCGTTGCTCGGATAACGCCGTTCTTCTCAAAGTACATGTGGCATGAAGGGTTCACAATCATGGGGTCTCCGGCCGATCATGTTAGGGAACTTTGGCCCCATGACCATGAACGgttttg tGATGCAATGGAAAATTATCAGAAGGATATGAAGGGTCTAGCCGAGCGACTCACCCGCCTAATCTTCGACTCCCTGAAAATCTCCGCCGAAGAAATAAGTTGGCTGGCTTCAACCACCGGCTCCGGCggatcaccaccaccaccatcaacCGCCTCCACAGCTCTACAGCTAAACTCCTACCCCTCCTGCCCCGACCCGAACCAAGCCATGGGTCTAGCCCCGCACACCGACACCTCCCTCCTCACCATCCTCCACCAAAGCGAAACAAACGGCCTCCAAGTCTTCAAACCGGGGCTCGGATGGGTTCTCATTCCGCCGGTCGCCGGCGCATTTGTGGTCAACATCGGCGATATTCTGCATATTCTCTCGAATGCTCGATTTCCCAACGCCCTTCACCGCGTCGTGGTCAACGGCAGCCGGCAGCGATTTTCCGTCGCCTACTTTTACAGCCCGCCGACGGACTACGTCGTTTCGCCGTTGTATAAGGGTTTGAATTCCGGGGAAGATAATATAATTCCTCGTTACCGCTCTGTGGCGGTGAAAGAGTATATTGGTTTGAAGGCCAAAAATCTCGAGAATGCCCTTTCGATTCTACGAACTTAA